In a genomic window of Suricata suricatta isolate VVHF042 chromosome 12, meerkat_22Aug2017_6uvM2_HiC, whole genome shotgun sequence:
- the LOC115274692 gene encoding cystatin-13-like, which translates to MARLCLSLLLLVATVAFVSRGVHAWGRSKVVRKFQDIPETYVYLQQALWFAMKEFNKSSKDKYSYKVVKVLKSQEQVTESLDYFLEVKIARTMCKKISGENENCLLQQDPQMQKMFYCTFIVATKPWKFEFTMLKKQCKEV; encoded by the exons ATGGCCAGACTCTGCCTGAGCCTGCTGCTTTTGGTGGCCACTGTGGCCTTTGTGTCCAGAGGTGTCCATGCCTGGGGCAGGTCAAAGGTGGTGAGGAAATTCCAAGACATCCCTGAAACCTATGTCTATTTGCAGCAAGCACTGTGGTTTGCCATGAAAGAATTTAATAAGAGCAGCAAAGACAAGTACAGTTACAAGGTGGTGAAGGTCCTGAAATCCCAGGAGCAG GTCACAGAGAGTTTGGACTACTTTCTTGAAGTCAAAATTGCCCGAACAATGTGCAAGAAAAtttcaggagaaaatgaaaactgctTATTACAACAGGATCCCCAAATGCAAAAG atGTTTTATTGCACATTTATTGTTGCAACCAAACCTTGGAAATTTGAGTTCACTATGCTGAAGAAACAATGCAAAGAAGTCTAA